Proteins encoded within one genomic window of Cucumis sativus cultivar 9930 chromosome 3, Cucumber_9930_V3, whole genome shotgun sequence:
- the LOC101218048 gene encoding putative serine/threonine-protein kinase → MAPCCFAILNCCKGNSSTEEPAEGIAVTNNVRIFSYNSLRSATRNFHPSSRIGAGGYGVVYKGVLRDGTNVAIKSLSAESTQGTREFLTEINMISNIRHQNLVQLIGCCIEGTHRILVYEYLENNSLASTLLGTMSKHVDLDWPKRAKICLGTALGLAFLHEDAEPSVVHRDIKASNILLDRNFDPKIGDFGLAKLFPDNVTHVSTRVAGTVGYLAPEYALLGQLTKKADVYSFGVLMLEVVSGSSSSKTAFGEELSILVEWTWKLKQEGRLVELIDPELIDYPKAEVMRFITVALFCTQAAANQRPSMKQVVEMLSREVHLNEKLLTEPGIYKGHKISKLNGAGTSSEGTSSHGHRGKKVIKSATSSPQFNSSNSMTQMLPR, encoded by the exons ATGGCTCCTTGTTGCTTTGCAATCCTGAATTGCTGTAAAGGAAATAGCAGCACCGAGGAACCGGCAGAAG GGATTGCTGTTACCAACAATGTACGCATCTTTTCTTATAACTCCCTGAGGTCGGCAACTAGGAATTTTCATCCATCAAGCAGAATAGGCGCTGGAGGTTATGGAGTTGTCTACAAA GGAGTTTTAAGGGATGGCACCAATGTTGCAATCAAATCACTGTCTGCAGAATCAACTCAAGGAACTCGGGAATTCTTAACCGAGATAAATATGATATCAAATATAAGACATCAAAATCTCGTTCAACTGATTGGTTGTTGCATCGAAGGCACACATCGAATTTTGGTGTATGAATACCTGGAAAACAACAGCCTTGCGAGTACTTTGCTTG GTACAATGAGTAAACATGTTGATCTGGATTGGCCAAAGAGAGCTAAGATTTGTCTTGGTACAGCTTTGGGTCTTGCATTTCTACATGAGGATGCTGAACCGTCTGTTGTTCATAGAGATATCAAGGCTAGCAATATACTTCTTGACAGAAACTTTGATCCTAAAATAGGAGACTTTGGGTTGGCTAAACTTTTCCCAGACAACGTTACTCATGTGAGCACTCGAGTTGCTGGAACTGT CGGATATTTGGCACCCGAGTATGCACTTTTAGGACAGTTGACAAAGAAAGCAGATGTATACAGTTTTGGTGTGCTCATGCTGGAAGTAGTTAGTGGAAGTAGCAGCAGTAAAACAGCATTCGGAGAAGAGTTATCGATTCTCGTGGAATGG ACTTGGAAATTAAAACAAGAAGGACGGCTTGTAGAACTAATCGATCCGGAACTGATCGATTATCCGAAGGCCGAGGTTATGCGTTTCATCACGGTTGCACTCTTCTGTACCCAAGCCGCTGCAAATCAAAGGCCAAGCATGAAGCAAGTTGTGGAAATGCTTTCAAGAGAGGTACACCTTAACGAAAAACTTTTGACAGAGCCTGGAATATACAAAGGACACAAAATTAGTAAGTTAAATGGCGCTGGCACTAGTTCTGAGGGAACTTCCTCCCATGGACACAGAGGTAAAAAGGTTATAAAGTCTGCTACATCTTCGCCCCAATTTAATAGCTCAAATAGTATGACTCAAATGCTTCCTAGGTAA
- the LOC101213899 gene encoding uncharacterized protein LOC101213899 isoform X3, which translates to MKTLETYNSIIANCSPSSYFSSSSSSLKERLLSGGPEFISYRRPWKLANSGLQHLVPLRRGGIDFISSCFASYQQVADTIQNDAVENQETDQSKTVRVKFQLLKECTFGEHFYVVGDDPIFGSWDVTSAIPLNWADGHQWAAEVDIPVGKIIQFKFILQGITGNVVWQPGPDRTFQPWETSNTIIVSEDWDSAESRILSEEEKIVNQEEDSPIAPENLMDEDNLTYPDEELIPNIIKDSIARKPSVELIDGSNISALEENGCNISASEENITNVSLPEGDNSSISDSNDNAKDLVAGNISNKAVSEVYLDDTKITEESLENDAKDDGVQESPVDDQVPILVPGLPPTATASNQNAPPHEVEDDGSVCGINESNDHKLPENIQKNQKLDPEVVAGQEMEAKSSYEDDTNIIENQSDLQEINNDVVQNDLTWGHKTLKKFLSSLRLL; encoded by the exons ATGAAAACCCTAGAGACCTACAACTCCATCATCGCCAACTGTTCACCTTCCTCttacttctcttcttcttcttcttctctaaaaGAGCGTCTTCTTTCTGGAGGACCTGAATTCATTTCTTATCGGAGGCCATGGAAATTGGCTAATTCTGGACTTCAGCATTTGGTACCTTTGCGCCGTGGAGGCATcgatttcatttcttcttgcTTCGCTTCATATCAGCAGGTC GCAGATACTATTCAGAATGATGCAGTTGAGAATCAAGAAACAG ATCAATCAAAAACTGTTCGTGTCAAATTCCAGCTACTCAAAGAGTGCACATTTGGGGAGCATTTCTATGTAGTAGGTGACGATCCAATTTTTGGTTCCTGGGACGTTACAAGTGCAATACCTTTAAACTGGGCCGATGGGCATCAATGGGCTGCAGAAGTG gATATTCCCGTCGGGAAAATAATCCAGTTCAAATTCATACTTCAAGGAATAACTGGAAATGTCGTATGGCAACCCGGTCCTGATCGAACATTCCAACCCTGGGAAACATCCAATACTATCATCGTTTCTGAAGATTGGGATAGTGCTGAATCACGGATACttagtgaagaagaaaaaattgttaacCAGGAGGAGGATTCTCCCATTGCCCCAGAAAATTTAATGGATGAGGACAACCTCACTTATCCAGATGAAGAACTGATCCCCAATATAATTAAGGATTCAATAGCACGTAAACCATCGGTGGAATTGATTGATGGCAGTAACATCTCTGCTTTAGAAGAAAATGGCTGTAATATCTCTGCTTCTGAAGAGAATATCACTAACGTCTCTCTTCCAGAGGGTGACAATAGCAGCATTTCCGATTCAAATGATAATGCTAAAGATCTCGTGGCAGGGAATATAAGTAACAAGGCCGTGAGTGAGGTATACTTAGATGATACAAAGATAACCGAGGAAAGTTTGGAGAACGATGCAAAAGATGATGGAGTTCAAGAAAGCCCTGTTGATGATCAAGTTCCCATTCTAGTTCCTGGTTTACCTCCAACAGCAACAGCATCAAATCAGAATGCACCTCCACATGAAGTCGAAGATGATGGTTCTGTCTGTGGAATAAATGAATCTAACGATCATAAACTACCTGAG AACATACAAAAGAATCAGAAACTGGATCCTGAGGTTGTGGCTGGACAAGAGATGGAGGCAAAGTCAAGTTATGAGGATGACACAAATATAATTGAGAATCAATCTGATTTGCAGGAAATCAACAACGATGTCGTCCAAAATGACTTAACATGGGGTCATAAAACCCTGAAGAAGTTCCTATCCAGTTTAAGACTGCTTTAG
- the LOC101213899 gene encoding uncharacterized protein LOC101213899 isoform X1, whose amino-acid sequence MKTLETYNSIIANCSPSSYFSSSSSSLKERLLSGGPEFISYRRPWKLANSGLQHLVPLRRGGIDFISSCFASYQQVADTIQNDAVENQETDQSKTVRVKFQLLKECTFGEHFYVVGDDPIFGSWDVTSAIPLNWADGHQWAAEVDIPVGKIIQFKFILQGITGNVVWQPGPDRTFQPWETSNTIIVSEDWDSAESRILSEEEKIVNQEEDSPIAPENLMDEDNLTYPDEELIPNIIKDSIARKPSVELIDGSNISALEENGCNISASEENITNVSLPEGDNSSISDSNDNAKDLVAGNISNKAVSEVYLDDTKITEESLENDAKDDGVQESPVDDQVPILVPGLPPTATASNQNAPPHEVEDDGSVCGINESNDHKLPESQNIQKNQKLDPEVVAGQEMEAKSSYEDDTNIIENQSDLQEINNDVVQNDLTWGHKTLKKFLSSLRLL is encoded by the exons ATGAAAACCCTAGAGACCTACAACTCCATCATCGCCAACTGTTCACCTTCCTCttacttctcttcttcttcttcttctctaaaaGAGCGTCTTCTTTCTGGAGGACCTGAATTCATTTCTTATCGGAGGCCATGGAAATTGGCTAATTCTGGACTTCAGCATTTGGTACCTTTGCGCCGTGGAGGCATcgatttcatttcttcttgcTTCGCTTCATATCAGCAGGTC GCAGATACTATTCAGAATGATGCAGTTGAGAATCAAGAAACAG ATCAATCAAAAACTGTTCGTGTCAAATTCCAGCTACTCAAAGAGTGCACATTTGGGGAGCATTTCTATGTAGTAGGTGACGATCCAATTTTTGGTTCCTGGGACGTTACAAGTGCAATACCTTTAAACTGGGCCGATGGGCATCAATGGGCTGCAGAAGTG gATATTCCCGTCGGGAAAATAATCCAGTTCAAATTCATACTTCAAGGAATAACTGGAAATGTCGTATGGCAACCCGGTCCTGATCGAACATTCCAACCCTGGGAAACATCCAATACTATCATCGTTTCTGAAGATTGGGATAGTGCTGAATCACGGATACttagtgaagaagaaaaaattgttaacCAGGAGGAGGATTCTCCCATTGCCCCAGAAAATTTAATGGATGAGGACAACCTCACTTATCCAGATGAAGAACTGATCCCCAATATAATTAAGGATTCAATAGCACGTAAACCATCGGTGGAATTGATTGATGGCAGTAACATCTCTGCTTTAGAAGAAAATGGCTGTAATATCTCTGCTTCTGAAGAGAATATCACTAACGTCTCTCTTCCAGAGGGTGACAATAGCAGCATTTCCGATTCAAATGATAATGCTAAAGATCTCGTGGCAGGGAATATAAGTAACAAGGCCGTGAGTGAGGTATACTTAGATGATACAAAGATAACCGAGGAAAGTTTGGAGAACGATGCAAAAGATGATGGAGTTCAAGAAAGCCCTGTTGATGATCAAGTTCCCATTCTAGTTCCTGGTTTACCTCCAACAGCAACAGCATCAAATCAGAATGCACCTCCACATGAAGTCGAAGATGATGGTTCTGTCTGTGGAATAAATGAATCTAACGATCATAAACTACCTGAG TCTCAGAACATACAAAAGAATCAGAAACTGGATCCTGAGGTTGTGGCTGGACAAGAGATGGAGGCAAAGTCAAGTTATGAGGATGACACAAATATAATTGAGAATCAATCTGATTTGCAGGAAATCAACAACGATGTCGTCCAAAATGACTTAACATGGGGTCATAAAACCCTGAAGAAGTTCCTATCCAGTTTAAGACTGCTTTAG
- the LOC101213899 gene encoding phosphoglucan, water dikinase, chloroplastic isoform X2 produces MKTLETYNSIIANCSPSSYFSSSSSSLKERLLSGGPEFISYRRPWKLANSGLQHLVPLRRGGIDFISSCFASYQQADTIQNDAVENQETDQSKTVRVKFQLLKECTFGEHFYVVGDDPIFGSWDVTSAIPLNWADGHQWAAEVDIPVGKIIQFKFILQGITGNVVWQPGPDRTFQPWETSNTIIVSEDWDSAESRILSEEEKIVNQEEDSPIAPENLMDEDNLTYPDEELIPNIIKDSIARKPSVELIDGSNISALEENGCNISASEENITNVSLPEGDNSSISDSNDNAKDLVAGNISNKAVSEVYLDDTKITEESLENDAKDDGVQESPVDDQVPILVPGLPPTATASNQNAPPHEVEDDGSVCGINESNDHKLPESQNIQKNQKLDPEVVAGQEMEAKSSYEDDTNIIENQSDLQEINNDVVQNDLTWGHKTLKKFLSSLRLL; encoded by the exons ATGAAAACCCTAGAGACCTACAACTCCATCATCGCCAACTGTTCACCTTCCTCttacttctcttcttcttcttcttctctaaaaGAGCGTCTTCTTTCTGGAGGACCTGAATTCATTTCTTATCGGAGGCCATGGAAATTGGCTAATTCTGGACTTCAGCATTTGGTACCTTTGCGCCGTGGAGGCATcgatttcatttcttcttgcTTCGCTTCATATCAGCAG GCAGATACTATTCAGAATGATGCAGTTGAGAATCAAGAAACAG ATCAATCAAAAACTGTTCGTGTCAAATTCCAGCTACTCAAAGAGTGCACATTTGGGGAGCATTTCTATGTAGTAGGTGACGATCCAATTTTTGGTTCCTGGGACGTTACAAGTGCAATACCTTTAAACTGGGCCGATGGGCATCAATGGGCTGCAGAAGTG gATATTCCCGTCGGGAAAATAATCCAGTTCAAATTCATACTTCAAGGAATAACTGGAAATGTCGTATGGCAACCCGGTCCTGATCGAACATTCCAACCCTGGGAAACATCCAATACTATCATCGTTTCTGAAGATTGGGATAGTGCTGAATCACGGATACttagtgaagaagaaaaaattgttaacCAGGAGGAGGATTCTCCCATTGCCCCAGAAAATTTAATGGATGAGGACAACCTCACTTATCCAGATGAAGAACTGATCCCCAATATAATTAAGGATTCAATAGCACGTAAACCATCGGTGGAATTGATTGATGGCAGTAACATCTCTGCTTTAGAAGAAAATGGCTGTAATATCTCTGCTTCTGAAGAGAATATCACTAACGTCTCTCTTCCAGAGGGTGACAATAGCAGCATTTCCGATTCAAATGATAATGCTAAAGATCTCGTGGCAGGGAATATAAGTAACAAGGCCGTGAGTGAGGTATACTTAGATGATACAAAGATAACCGAGGAAAGTTTGGAGAACGATGCAAAAGATGATGGAGTTCAAGAAAGCCCTGTTGATGATCAAGTTCCCATTCTAGTTCCTGGTTTACCTCCAACAGCAACAGCATCAAATCAGAATGCACCTCCACATGAAGTCGAAGATGATGGTTCTGTCTGTGGAATAAATGAATCTAACGATCATAAACTACCTGAG TCTCAGAACATACAAAAGAATCAGAAACTGGATCCTGAGGTTGTGGCTGGACAAGAGATGGAGGCAAAGTCAAGTTATGAGGATGACACAAATATAATTGAGAATCAATCTGATTTGCAGGAAATCAACAACGATGTCGTCCAAAATGACTTAACATGGGGTCATAAAACCCTGAAGAAGTTCCTATCCAGTTTAAGACTGCTTTAG
- the LOC101218525 gene encoding putative receptor-like protein kinase At3g47110, translated as MTDNSILLIPVRKLRDWAFVFTADSEFLSCRMRQNYCFNTNRILRILLYHFFFISMSLAFAKTPISGIESDHLALLDLKSRVLNDPLKIMSSWNDSRHLCDWTGITCNSTIGRVMVLDLEAHKLSGSIPNSLGNMTHLIAIRLGDNRLHGHIPQEFGQLLQLRHLNLSYNNFSGEIPGNISHCTQLVHLELGNNGLEGQIPHQLFTLTKLKRLSFPNNNLIGTIPSWIGNFSSLLHLSVAYNNFQGNIPNELGHLRRLEFFAITANYLTGTVPLSLYNITSLTLMSLTANRLQGTLPPNIGYTLPNLQIFVGGGNNFTGSIPTSFANISGLRELDLPSNSFVGMLPNDLGSLKDLERLNFEDNILGTGRVGDLNFISSLANCTSLKVLGLSWNHFGGVLPSSIGNLSSQLTALTLGANMLSGSIPSAIANLINLQHLVVGQNYLNGSVPPNIGNLQNLVKLFLQGNNLTGPIPSSIGNLSSIVKLYMNDNRLEGSIPRSLGRCKTLQILNLSGNKLSGLIPNEVLHFSSFLAYLALNNNSLTGPLALEVDEVVSLITLDVSKNKLSGNISSNLGKCVSMRYLDLSGNQFEGTIPQSLETLKSLEVLNLSSNNLSGSIPQFLGQLHSLKYVNLSYNDFEGKVPTDGIFSNSTMISIIGNNDLCDGLQELSLPPCKPNQTHLPDKRSLTSKVLIPVVSTVTFIVILVSILFVCFVFKKSRKDNSTPSSTKELLPQISYLELNKSTNGFSMDNLIGSGSFGSVYKGVLPNGGSIVAVKVLNLQQQGASKSFIDECNTLSNIRHRNLLKNITSCSSIDVQGNEFKALVFNFMSKGNLDCWLHPANQGHDQRRLSLLQRLNIAIDIACGLDYLHNLCEIPIVHCDLKPSNILLDDDMVAHVGDFGLARYMLEGPNAPLSFSQTMSLALKGSIGYIPPEYGTGSRISIEGDVFSYGILLLEMLIGKRPTDDTFGHGVDIHLFATMELSRDALGIIDHSMLLVETDQKEEREDNIQEIATMSEEQHRKIIPRYVEECLVSMMRIGLSCSLRAPRERTPMNVIVNELQAIKSSYLKFKKTRQR; from the exons ATGACCGACAATTCAATTCTGCTTATCCCTGTGCGTAAACTGAGGGATTGGGCATTTGTTTTCACTGCAGATTCGGAATTTCTCAGCTGCAGGATGAGGCAGAATTATTGCTTTAACACCAACAGGATTCTGCGTATACTTctttatcatttcttttttatatccaTGAGCTTGGCCTTTGCGAAGACACCCATATCTGGAATTGAATCAGATCATTTGGCTCTACTTGATCTGAAAAGTAGAGTACTCAACGACCCACTCAAAATCATGAGCTCTTGGAACGATTCCAGGCATTTATGTGATTGGACTGGCATTACTTGTAATTCCACCATTGGAAGAGTTATGGTCTTGGACTTGGAAGCTCACAAACTGAGTGGTTCGATACCAAATTCTTTAGGAAATATGACTCATCTCATTGCAATTAGATTGGGAGACAACAGACTCCACGGCCATATTCCTCAAGAATTTGGTCAGCTACTACAATTACGTCATCTCAATTTGTCCTACAATAACTTCAGTGGCGAGATTCCAGGAAATATAAGTCATTGCACCCAGCTGGTTCATTTGGAGTTGGGCAACAATGGGCTTGAAGGTCAGATTCCACACCAGTTGTTCACGTTAACCAAGTTGAAACGACTCAGTTTTCCCAATAACAATTTGATTGGAACTATCCCATCTTGGATAGGAAACTTTTCTTCCCTCCTTCATTTATCAGTCGCGTATAACAATTTTCAAGGAAACATTCCCAACGAACTGGGGCACTTGAGAAGATTGGAGTTCTTTGCAATTACAGCAAACTATTTGACAGGTACAGTGCCACTTTCACTCTATAATATAACTTCTTTGACTTTGATGAGTCTTACTGCAAATCGACTTCAAGGAACTCTACCACCAAATATCGGATATACACTACCCAATCTTCAGATCTTTGTTGGTGGCGGCAATAATTTCACAGGGTCTATTCCCACGTCGTTTGCCAACATCTCCGGTCTTCGAGAATTAGATCTTCCTAGTAACAGTTTCGTTGGAATGCTACCTAATGATTTGGGGAGCTTAAAAGACTTAGAGAGACTCAATTTTGAAGACAACATACTTGGAACTGGAAGAGTTGGTGACTTAAATTTTATCAGCTCCTTGGCTAATTGTACTAGTCTAAAGGTTTTGGGTCTGTCATGGAATCATTTTGGAGGAGTATTGCCTTCATCTATTGGCAACCTATCAAGCCAGCTCACAGCGTTAACCTTGGGTGCAAATATGTTAAGTGGAAGCATTCCTTCTGCGATTGCAAACCTGATTAACTTGCAACATCTAGTGGTGGGACAGAATTATTTGAATGGAAGTGTTCCTCCTAATATTGGGAATCTTCAAAACTTGGTGAAGCTATTTTTGCAAGGTAACAATTTAACTGGGCCAATTCCATCATCTATTGGTAACTTGTCTTCGATAGTTAAGCTTTACATGAACGATAACAGACTTGAAGGAAGCATACCAAGAAGCTTGGGACGTTGCAAAACGCTTCAAATTCTTAACCTATCTGGTAACAAACTTAGTGGCCTTATACCAAATGAAGTTCTtcatttctcttcctttttggCCTATTTGGCCTTGAATAATAACTCACTTACTGGTCCATTAGCACTTGAAGTGGATGAGGTGGTTAGTTTGATAACGTTGGATGTATCAAAGAACAAATTATCAGGTAACATTTCTAGCAATCTTGGTAAATGTGTAAGCATGCGTTACTTGGATTTGAGTGGTAACCAATTTGAGGGAACAATTCCTCAATCTTTAGAAACTTTGAAAAGTCTTGAAGTACTAAATCTTTCCAGTAACAACTTGTCTGGGTCAATTCCCCAATTTCTTGGTCAGCTTCACTCACTCAAGTATGTCAATCTATCCTATAATGACTTTGAGGGGAAAGTGCCAACAGATGGAATTTTTTCCAATTCAACCATGATTTCTATCATTGGAAATAATGATCTATGTGATGGTTTACAAGAATTAAGTTTACCTCCGTGCAAGCCTAACCAAACACATTTGCCCGATAAGCGGTCTCTAACATCAAAGGTGTTGATCCCTGTAGTATCTACCGTCACATTCATTGTTATTTTGGTGAGCATACTTTTCGTGTGTTTTGTGTTTAAGAAGTCCAGGAAGGATAATTCAACTCCATCTTCTACAAAGGAGCTTCTACCACAAATTTCTTATTTAGAACTGAACAAATCAACTAACGGATTCTCTATGGACAATTTGATTGGTTCGGGTAGTTTTGGCTCTGTGTATAAAGGTGTTCTTCCAAATGGTGGATCTATTGTTGCCGTTAAGGTTCTAAACCTCCAACAACAAGGTGCTTCCAAGAGTTTTATTGATGAATGCAACACTCTCTCAAACATACGGCATCGGAATCTCCTCAAGAACATAACTTCTTGCTCAAGTATTGATGTACAAGGCAACGAATTCAAAGCATTAGTCTTCAATTTCATGTCCAAGGGAAATCTTGATTGTTGGCTTCATCCTGCAAATCAAGGACACGATCAAAGAAGGTTGAGTCTCCTCCAAAGATTGAATATTGCTATTGATATAGCATGTGGATTAGATTATCTTCATAATCTTTGTGAAATTCCTATTGTTCATTGCGATCTAAAGCCTAGCAATATATTGCTTGACGACGATATGGTAGCTCATGTAGGAGACTTTGGGTTAGCTAGATACATGTTGGAAGGACCGAATGCACCATTATCTTTTAGTCAAACCATGTCACTTGCACTCAAGGGTTCTATAGGGTATATTCCTCcag AATACGGCACTGGTAGCAGAATTTCCATCGAAGGAGATGTCTTCAGCTATGGTATACTACTATTAGAGATGCTCATCGGAAAAAGACCCACTGACGACACATTTGGTCATGGTGTGGACATTCATTTGTTCGCTACCATGGAGCTATCTCGAGATGCCTTGGGCATAATCGATCATTCTATGCTATTAGTAGAAACAgatcaaaaagaagaaagagaagacaaTATACAAGAAATAGCGACAATGAGTGAGGAACAACACAGAAAAATCATACCGAGATATGTGGAAGAATGTCTAGTATCAATGATGAGAATCGGATTGTCATGCTCCTTGAGGGCACCTAGGGAGAGAACACCGATGAATGTGATCGTTAATGAATTGCAAGCAATTAAAAGCTCctatctcaaatttaaaaagacaCGCCAGAGGTAA